A stretch of Homo sapiens chromosome 12, GRCh38.p14 Primary Assembly DNA encodes these proteins:
- the AVPR1A gene encoding vasopressin V1a receptor, giving the protein MRLSAGPDAGPSGNSSPWWPLATGAGNTSREAEALGEGNGPPRDVRNEELAKLEIAVLAVTFAVAVLGNSSVLLALHRTPRKTSRMHLFIRHLSLADLAVAFFQVLPQMCWDITYRFRGPDWLCRVVKHLQVFGMFASAYMLVVMTADRYIAVCHPLKTLQQPARRSRLMIAAAWVLSFVLSTPQYFVFSMIEVNNVTKARDCWATFIQPWGSRAYVTWMTGGIFVAPVVILGTCYGFICYNIWCNVRGKTASRQSKGAEQAGVAFQKGFLLAPCVSSVKSISRAKIRTVKMTFVIVTAYIVCWAPFFIIQMWSVWDPMSVWTESENPTITITALLGSLNSCCNPWIYMFFSGHLLQDCVQSFPCCQNMKEKFNKEDTDSMSRRQTFYSNNRSPTNSTGMWKDSPKSSKSIKFIPVST; this is encoded by the exons ATGCGTCTCTCCGCCGGTCCCGACGCGGGGCCCTCGGGCAACTCCAGCCCATGGTGGCCTCTGGCCACCGGCGCTGGCAACACAAGCCGGGAGGCCGAAGCCCTCGGGGAGGGCAACGGCCCACCGAGGGACGTGCGCAACGAGGAGCTGGCCAAACTGGAGATCGCCGTGCTGGCGGTGACTTTCGCGGTGGCCGTGCTGGGCAACAGCAGCGTACTGCTGGCTCTGCACCGGACGCCGCGCAAGACGTCCCGCATGCACCTCTTCATCCGACACCTCAGCCTGGCCGACCTGGCCGTGGCATTCTTCCAGGTGCTGCCGCAAATGTGCTGGGACATCACCTACCGCTTCCGCGGCCCCGACTGGCTGTGCCGCGTGGTGAAGCACCTGCAGGTGTTCGGCATGTTTGCGTCGGCCTACATGCTGGTAGTCATGACAGCCGACCGCTACATCGCGGTGTGCCACCCGCTCAAGACTCTGCAACAGCCCGCGCGCCGCTCGCGCCTCATGATCGCGGCCGCCTGGGTGCTGAGCTTCGTGCTGAGCACGCCGCAGTACTTCGTCTTCTCCATGATCGAGGTGAACAATGTCACCAAGGCCCGCGACTGCTGGGCCACCTTCATCCAGCCCTGGGGTTCTCGTGCCTACGTGACCTGGATGACGGGCGGCATCTTTGTGGCGCCCGTGGTCATCTTGGGTACCTGCTACGGCTTCATCTGCTACAACATCTGGTGCAACGTCCGCGGGAAGACGGCGTCGCGCCAGAGCAAGGGTGCAGAGCAAGCGGGTGTGGCCTTCCAAAAGGGGTTCCTGCTCGCACCCTGTGTCAGCAGCGTGAAGTCCATTTCCCGGGCCAAGATCCGCACGGTGAAGATGACTTTTGTGATCGTGACGGCTTACATCGTCTGCTGGGCGCCTTTCTTCATCATCCAGATGTGGTCTGTCTGGGATCCCATGTCCGTCTGGACCG AATCGGAAAAccctaccatcaccatcactgcaTTACTGGGTTCCTTGAATAGCTGCTGTAATCCCTGGATATACATGTTTTTTAGTGGCCATCTCCTTCAAGACTGTGTTCAAAGCTTCCCATGCTGccaaaacatgaaggaaaaattcAACAAAGAAGATACTGACAGTATGAGCAGAAGACAGACTTTTTATTCTAACAATCGAAGCCCAACAAACAGTACGGGTATGTGGAAGGACTCGCCTAAATCTTCCAAGTCCATCAAATTCATTCCTGTTTCAACTTGA